The following DNA comes from Clostridiales bacterium.
ACCGCATTCAAGGGATATTGTTTTGTCATAATTTATTTCTTTCAAAATGCCGAAAAGTTTTTTAAAATCCATTCCATCTGAAATTTTTCCCGGATATGATCTGTTTTTATCGGATATATGGATATGAAATATTTTTTCTTTAACTTTTTTAAGTATTTCCGTATTTTCATTTTCCATATACATATGGTATGAATCGGCAAGCACGCCGACATGCGGCAAATCAACCTTTTCAGATATCCTGAAAGCCTCACTCACCGTATTTATCATGTTTGTTTCCATTCGGTTTAGGGGTTCTATTGCTACAGTAAGCCCATTATAGGATCCATATTTTTCACAAATGTTCAAAAATACAATAATTTGCTCTTCTGCTTTTTCCATAGAAAAATTATCCGGCACTTTCCTGGAAGCTCCGCTCCCGAAAACAATGCACTTCCCTCCGACGCCTTTAATCCGCTCCATAGCTTTCTCTATGTATTTTTCAATTTCTCCATAATCCACATTATCCCCCACCAGTTTTAATGTGGACGGTATAAAGCAATTAAAAGTCGGAACTTTTATACCGCATGCTCTTATGGCTTCAGAGACAATGGCATAATCATCTTCACTGATATTTACGATGGAACCTGTATTAAGTTCGATATAATCAAAACCATTTCCTAAAAGTTTCAAGACCCCGTCTTTAAAACACATGGCTGCTTGTTTTATATCAGCGCTTCCGCCCGAAGGCCGCGGTCCAAAGGAATACAAGGATAAGCAGCATCCGTACTTTACCATTTTATATTTCCTCCTGTACACAAAATAGAGTTAAGTTAAAGAGAACTGCCACACAGCAAAATATCAAGTTCGTTATGCAGAACAGTTCTCTTTAATAATATAAGGCAAATAGACTTTTATACCTCTGCTACATCTACTTTTTTATAAACAGACTCAAGAAACTTTTCTCTTCTCTTTTCAAGGAAAGGTTTTGCAACCTGCGGGAACATCAAGTATGACAGTACATCCTCATCGCACTCTGCAAGCTTTCCAAGCTCCTTCTTCGCATTTTCAAATGCAGGTTTTAGCGTATCTGCATACCTGCCTGCGTAAGGTTTTTCTCCATTCAATACCTTGTTTCTCAATTCTTCATTTATAACTCCAGGTGCTTTTCCGTATTCTCCCCTTAAGTATGCTTTTACTTCTTTCAAAACCATTTTATATCTTTTGCCTGTTATAACATTCAGCACCGACTGAGTTCCTACAATCTGGCTTGTCGGCGTTACAAGCGGCGGATAACCCAAATCTTTCCTTACATTCGGTATCTCCTGCAACACTTCAGTAAGCCTGTTTAAAGCATTCTGCTGTTTCAACTGTGAAATCAGATTTGAAAGCATGCCGCCCGGCACCTGATATTTCAATGCCCTCGTA
Coding sequences within:
- a CDS encoding sugar phosphate isomerase/epimerase family protein, with the translated sequence MVKYGCCLSLYSFGPRPSGGSADIKQAAMCFKDGVLKLLGNGFDYIELNTGSIVNISEDDYAIVSEAIRACGIKVPTFNCFIPSTLKLVGDNVDYGEIEKYIEKAMERIKGVGGKCIVFGSGASRKVPDNFSMEKAEEQIIVFLNICEKYGSYNGLTVAIEPLNRMETNMINTVSEAFRISEKVDLPHVGVLADSYHMYMENENTEILKKVKEKIFHIHISDKNRSYPGKISDGMDFKKLFGILKEINYDKTISLECGFDDIEKESLLSIKYIKNLWKIA